Genomic segment of Synechococcus sp. A15-28:
ACCTCGGCGCGCCCGTCGACGAGATCTACGAACAACTCGACAGGGAGCCGATTTCCGCCGCGTCACTGGGTCAGGTGCACTGCGGCACACTCAGAAACGGGCAGAAGGTTGCAGTCAAAGTTCAGCGCCCGGGCCTGCGGGAACAGATCACCCTGGATCTCTACATCGTCCGCAACATCGCCGCCTGGTTAAAGAGCAACATCGGCCTGATCCGCAGTGATCTGGTCGCCCTGATCGATGAGCTGGGCAGTCGGGTGTTCGAGGAAATGGACTACCTCAACGAGGCGTCCAACGCTGAAAAATTCGCCGAACTGCACAGCCACAACCCCCGCATTGCCGTGCCGGCCATCTTCCATGAGGCCACCAGCCGTCGGGTCCTGACGATGGAGTGGATCGATGGGGTGAAGCTCACCAACCTCGATGCGGTCCGTCAACTGGGAGTCGATCCCGACGACATGGTGGATGTCGGTGTCAACTGCAGCTTGCAGCAGCTGCTGGAACACGGCTTTTTCCATGCCGACCCCCACCCCGGCAATCTCCTGGCTCTGGAGGACGGTCGCCTCTGTTATCTCGACTTCGGGATGATGAGCGAAGTGAGCCGCGAATCACGCACCGGCTTGATTCAGGCGGTGGTTCATTTGGTGAACCGCAACTTCGGAAAACTCTCAAAGGACTTCGTAACCCTTGGTTTTCTGGCGGAAGACGTCAATCTCGAACCGATTGTTCCCGCCTTCGAGTCGGTGTTCAGTCAAGCCCTGGAAGCAGGGGTCAACCGCATGGACTTCAAGGCCGTGACGGATGACATGTCCGGTGTGATGTACAAATTTCCCTTCCGGGTTCCTCCCTATTACGCGCTGATCATCCGCTCATTGGTCACGCTCGAGGGCATTGCCCTGTGTGTGGATCCCCAGTTCAAGATCCTCGGCGCGGCCTACCCCTATTTCGCGCGGCGACTGATGGAGGACCCCGATCCACAGCTGCGTCAGAGCCTGAAAGAAATGCTTTTCGACGGTGATGCATTCCGTTGGACCCGTCTGGAAAATCTCGTGTCCAGCGCCGCCAGCCAGGCACAACTGGATCTCGAAGCTCTCCTGGATCAGGTGTTGGATTTTCTGTTCTCCCCCAAGGCAGGTCTGCTGAGGGATCAGTTGGTGGATGCCACCGTGGATCGCCTCGACGCCATTGGCTGGTCGACCATGCAACGACTGGGACGCCGCTTACCCAAGCGCCTTCAGCCCAGTGCCTTCCAGTCCCGGGGATTGCCCCCTGCTGACCCCCTGCTGCATCTGGAACCGATCCGTGAACTGATCAACGTTCTTCAGTCTCTGCCGGGCTTCACCCCTGATCTTCTGCTCAAACGGATGCCGAGGTTGCTGAATGAACCGGACACACGTCGAATGGGTGTCCAGGTGGCTCAAGGTCTGGCCGAACGGGGAGTTGTCCGCCTTGTCAGGGTTGCGGCTGGAGTCCCCACCTAAGTTCTGGGCACTGCTCCAGGGGTGATGCCTTCCTACCGAACCCGTCGGTGCCGCATGATCGCAGTTGCTGGAAGCTGCGGTATCGGGCTCACGGCCCTGACGAGCCCAGTTCTTGCCGCCAGGGATGTTGCCCTGGTCAGCGGGGCATTCCGGCGGTCGATTCCGGTGAAAGACATCGAGCATCTCGCCGACACCGGTGAAGCGAGGGGATTGCTGGAACAGCTGCTCGCTCTCTCCAAGCAAGATCCGGAGAACGTTGCCAAGCTCCTCAACCAGAAACTTGATCTGCCCCTGGTCCTCACCAGCCGTCTGATCAACACTCGGATTGGTGAGGCGATCATCCGCCGGGTGGGACAGATTATCTATCCGATCTACACACCCCAACCGGACGTCAGCGTTCCGGCCTTACGGGCTGGTGTCATCAACG
This window contains:
- a CDS encoding AarF/ABC1/UbiB kinase family protein; protein product: MTAELGDFIEAAGLLEYDPAAITRIYAGHPQRLIRRLWQTLVPIGLLLLGVAFDWIFQLLNDEERARSRARECAELLVDLGPAFIKAGQALSTRPDIVPPLLLEELSQLQDQLPGFDSDLAMACIEEDLGAPVDEIYEQLDREPISAASLGQVHCGTLRNGQKVAVKVQRPGLREQITLDLYIVRNIAAWLKSNIGLIRSDLVALIDELGSRVFEEMDYLNEASNAEKFAELHSHNPRIAVPAIFHEATSRRVLTMEWIDGVKLTNLDAVRQLGVDPDDMVDVGVNCSLQQLLEHGFFHADPHPGNLLALEDGRLCYLDFGMMSEVSRESRTGLIQAVVHLVNRNFGKLSKDFVTLGFLAEDVNLEPIVPAFESVFSQALEAGVNRMDFKAVTDDMSGVMYKFPFRVPPYYALIIRSLVTLEGIALCVDPQFKILGAAYPYFARRLMEDPDPQLRQSLKEMLFDGDAFRWTRLENLVSSAASQAQLDLEALLDQVLDFLFSPKAGLLRDQLVDATVDRLDAIGWSTMQRLGRRLPKRLQPSAFQSRGLPPADPLLHLEPIRELINVLQSLPGFTPDLLLKRMPRLLNEPDTRRMGVQVAQGLAERGVVRLVRVAAGVPT
- a CDS encoding alpha/beta hydrolase; its protein translation is MPSYRTRRCRMIAVAGSCGIGLTALTSPVLAARDVALVSGAFRRSIPVKDIEHLADTGEARGLLEQLLALSKQDPENVAKLLNQKLDLPLVLTSRLINTRIGEAIIRRVGQIIYPIYTPQPDVSVPALRAGVINGLHNSSDGLTAVDFLKAYPNEVLAVNLPALFSVIEKAQSISGLVQFFSDSPLDGLKEAKP